The Planctomycetia bacterium genome window below encodes:
- a CDS encoding ABC transporter permease, giving the protein MNWVAWKMLTGDRAKYFGLIFGIAFACLLMAHQMSIFCGIMRRTAGRIVDVREAEIWVTQPNVIYVEELKPMPDTYLYRVRGVPGVAWAVPYMKNQIQIRFRDGSFRNVLMIGIDDATLIGAPTTMYAGSLADLRKPDAFIVDKAGYTFLWPEDKGQYQLGKIVEINDRRAVLVGVCDCLPTFQTLPVLFTRYSQSRVYAPPERNQLSAILAHAEDGVSSSEVCQRIQDQTGLSANDDDSMYWKTIGYYLRSTGIPINFGITIFLGFFVGAAIAGQTFYLFVIENLKQFGSLKAMGLGNLRIIAMILFQVVIVSIIGYAIGMGLCAAFFEGTKNQVHLAGFYLMWQIAVIVAIAVSVIAICASFLAMRKVLLLEPAVVFK; this is encoded by the coding sequence ATGAACTGGGTAGCCTGGAAAATGCTGACAGGCGACCGGGCCAAATACTTCGGCCTGATCTTCGGCATTGCCTTCGCCTGCTTGCTGATGGCACACCAGATGTCCATCTTCTGCGGGATCATGCGGCGAACCGCGGGGCGAATCGTTGATGTACGGGAAGCAGAAATCTGGGTGACCCAACCCAATGTGATTTACGTCGAAGAACTCAAGCCCATGCCTGATACCTACCTGTACCGCGTGCGCGGCGTGCCCGGCGTGGCTTGGGCAGTTCCCTATATGAAGAATCAGATTCAGATTCGTTTCCGTGACGGGTCGTTCCGCAATGTGCTCATGATCGGTATCGATGATGCAACATTGATTGGTGCACCAACCACCATGTATGCAGGAAGCCTGGCAGACTTGCGCAAACCCGATGCCTTCATTGTTGACAAAGCTGGCTACACCTTCCTGTGGCCTGAGGATAAGGGGCAGTATCAGTTAGGCAAGATTGTCGAGATCAATGATCGACGGGCAGTGCTGGTGGGCGTATGCGATTGTCTGCCCACTTTTCAGACATTGCCAGTGTTGTTTACGCGATACAGCCAATCGAGAGTATATGCACCGCCAGAACGCAACCAGCTTTCCGCCATTCTTGCACACGCTGAAGATGGCGTCAGCAGCAGTGAGGTTTGTCAGCGCATCCAAGACCAGACTGGCTTATCCGCCAATGATGATGATTCCATGTACTGGAAAACCATAGGGTATTACTTGCGATCAACTGGCATTCCCATCAACTTTGGTATCACGATTTTCCTCGGCTTCTTTGTGGGTGCAGCCATCGCCGGCCAGACATTTTACCTGTTTGTCATCGAGAACCTGAAACAATTTGGCTCTCTGAAAGCCATGGGATTAGGCAACCTCCGCATTATTGCCATGATCCTTTTTCAGGTGGTGATTGTCTCCATCATTGGATATGCGATTGGCATGGGCCTTTGTGCAGCATTTTTTGAAGGAACCAAGAACCAGGTGCACCTGGCTGGGTTCTATCTGATGTGGCAGATTGCAGTGATTGTTGCCATTGCGGTTTCGGTCATCGCCATCTGTGCCAGTTTCCTGGCAATGCGCAAAGTGCTGCTGCTGGAACCAGCGGTGGTTTTCAAATGA
- a CDS encoding CerR family C-terminal domain-containing protein, translated as MDDSPKYRLLDAAGAAFAQLGFAGAAVRDICQAAGLNIASVNYYFGDKERLYAETVKYACEKSATKYPMPQWPEKTPAWNRLQDFITTFVNRLTDPENKPWQTQIIMREMAQPSSACLEWIRDYVQPLADTLKSILAELSNKPVVDDQLYCIGFSIVGQCLYYRQNRPIGEQLMGKERFSALTPQVIAQHICNFTGAALGLTPPLLSNPGKKVIHTRSRAIARERRL; from the coding sequence ATGGATGATTCACCGAAATATCGCTTGCTGGATGCTGCAGGTGCTGCCTTTGCTCAACTGGGGTTCGCTGGCGCTGCTGTCAGGGATATCTGCCAGGCTGCCGGGCTTAATATCGCTTCCGTCAATTACTACTTCGGCGATAAAGAGCGACTTTATGCCGAAACGGTCAAATATGCCTGTGAGAAATCAGCAACTAAGTACCCCATGCCCCAATGGCCCGAAAAAACACCGGCATGGAACAGGCTGCAGGATTTCATCACTACTTTCGTCAATCGCCTGACTGATCCAGAGAACAAGCCCTGGCAAACGCAGATCATCATGCGGGAAATGGCCCAACCAAGCTCAGCATGCCTGGAGTGGATTCGCGACTACGTTCAACCACTCGCTGATACTTTGAAATCCATACTCGCAGAACTGTCGAACAAACCGGTGGTGGATGATCAACTCTATTGCATCGGCTTCAGCATTGTCGGGCAATGTCTTTATTATCGGCAAAACCGACCTATTGGCGAACAACTCATGGGCAAAGAACGATTCAGTGCACTCACTCCGCAGGTGATTGCTCAGCATATTTGCAACTTCACAGGTGCCGCACTAGGCCTGACACCTCCTTTGTTGTCCAATCCGGGCAAGAAAGTCATTCATACACGCAGCCGTGCCATTGCCAGGGAGCGAAGATTATGA
- a CDS encoding PKD domain-containing protein, whose amino-acid sequence MSRKKQQQSLSWKPVIEVLEDRYVMDAWGLALDFGTPTSPVDQLFDQYGTDVFTADKGKGWASANGLQAYDTGVGTDLTRDGVRAKRNTFVMKVPNGTYKVTATLGDGITVSDRISIYVNGTKVVNSFTNTKEQITKISFSAKITKGELRLTFADEGGKNQYFSLADLEVQQVVKPNVKPLVASIEAPSVLDEGTQAVFNAKVTGGKGPYKYSWNFGDGSATSSSANPAYTFKDNGTYKVQLSVKDAIGKIVRHTTEIVVNNVAPNATIGASNKDSRDNTFTFNSIVNDPSLVDQQAGFTYRWNFGDGGTSQLANPSHAFSAPGTYTVALVVADKDGGSSTSTTTVQIDGNSTLTASIVPSVANPSEGQPVNFTAQVSGGVAPYTYVWNLNGQEATYSSSYNYTFDDNGSRTISLTVTDKNQVSTTVQLPVNISNVAPTAIFTGTVTGAADRNTSPTGSVVFQNATDISAADRAAGFRYSFDFNKDGIFEVVDSTSATAQVPGSYLLPGNNTVRGRIKDKDNGFTDYNAVLVIPGTGGDTQAPTVNLTTPTPQSTVTGVIQIAALATDNVGVVGVRFLLDNQQIGAEVTSAPFTMSWNSAQVGNGTHTLKAIARDAAGNTTTSAVVQFTVNNVTSVDTTAPTVNLTSPAPGSTVSGIVNITANASDNVGVVGVQFLLNNQPLGAVDTSAPYSFSWNSSQVSNGTHTLSAVARDAAGNTTTASVVQVTVNNQTDTVAPTITLTSPTHLSTVTGTINIVANASDNIGVTGVQFMLNNQPLGVMQTSGNYTYSWNTALVTNGTHMLTAVARDAAGNTTTAGTVIVTVSNPVDDDPINKPLLNQGDFTYLGSFNLPRSANGWSSAYTTGGLTHRYVNGNLQFLTTSHVYSGGLVYEFNYPGIAQGTTLPRATVVRNWGDVYTGNKWVGNDGGTSQISAGAPTYGLYYDQNLGRLYWNYGHWYNATHPNNPSMGYSILNDTTGIATGVGAWRLENRPEKFSRGGTLRIPQWFADEYTDGKSLGVGFGGYFSIISSGSFGPSLAAVNDPDINANPNRSALENTPLAGYPHGAPARGERNPNYYSTYDGGAWNPENGVGHWTWSDIIYGSATWIDNSNYGGLLYLAKTGTGNVYYQNSDRHASGFVYEWMIYNPKDLADVASGIKQQWEIQPQYRWVDNVLPSSQNPWSGDGLSQVGGVTFDSTTNRLYVLVNAVDRDLYESFPRMYVYQVGSITAPSGISETVPENVMQPEKAVQADASLVNSLVKPVEQTKVQHRFQFGLSDAPTVEGYQKVSKTSTFSTDVGFGWLTKDLWNVKNGSGDSFATQGLGTSNGTFAVNLPNGEYRVTIRLGHPTQALSKMGVYLQGSKVLEANTAAGQSTPRTFSVKVHDGKLMLKLANLSSTTKNVVIQSLDIVSK is encoded by the coding sequence ATGTCGCGTAAGAAACAACAACAATCACTTTCATGGAAACCTGTGATTGAGGTGCTCGAAGATCGCTATGTGATGGATGCCTGGGGATTAGCGCTCGATTTTGGAACACCGACCTCACCGGTTGATCAACTTTTCGACCAGTACGGAACAGATGTCTTTACTGCTGATAAAGGCAAGGGCTGGGCCAGCGCAAACGGATTGCAGGCTTACGACACAGGAGTTGGCACGGATCTTACCCGCGATGGTGTTCGGGCTAAACGCAACACATTTGTCATGAAGGTACCCAATGGTACTTACAAGGTAACTGCTACTCTGGGCGACGGCATTACTGTATCTGATCGTATCAGCATTTATGTGAATGGCACCAAGGTCGTCAATTCGTTCACTAACACCAAAGAACAGATTACCAAAATCAGTTTTTCCGCCAAAATCACCAAGGGCGAGTTACGACTTACCTTTGCTGATGAAGGTGGCAAAAACCAGTATTTCTCGCTGGCCGATCTGGAAGTTCAGCAAGTTGTCAAACCAAACGTAAAACCGTTGGTTGCAAGTATTGAAGCTCCGTCCGTACTCGATGAAGGAACTCAAGCAGTTTTCAATGCCAAGGTGACTGGCGGGAAAGGCCCGTATAAATACTCCTGGAATTTTGGCGATGGGAGTGCAACAAGCAGTTCTGCAAACCCAGCATACACATTCAAGGATAATGGTACTTATAAAGTTCAACTCAGTGTGAAGGACGCCATTGGGAAGATCGTTCGACATACCACGGAAATAGTCGTTAACAATGTAGCTCCGAACGCCACCATAGGCGCGTCGAATAAGGATTCGAGAGACAACACCTTCACATTCAATTCAATAGTTAACGATCCGAGTCTCGTCGATCAGCAGGCAGGATTCACCTACCGTTGGAATTTCGGTGATGGTGGCACAAGTCAACTGGCCAATCCAAGCCATGCATTCAGTGCCCCTGGTACTTATACTGTTGCGTTGGTGGTAGCAGATAAAGACGGTGGTTCATCTACCTCCACTACCACAGTGCAGATAGACGGTAATTCAACGCTGACTGCATCCATTGTGCCCAGCGTGGCTAATCCATCTGAAGGTCAACCTGTTAACTTTACAGCCCAGGTTTCCGGCGGCGTTGCCCCTTACACCTACGTTTGGAATTTAAATGGCCAGGAAGCAACATATTCCAGCTCCTACAACTATACGTTTGATGACAATGGCAGCCGGACTATTTCACTTACAGTAACCGATAAGAACCAGGTATCCACAACAGTACAGTTGCCTGTCAATATTTCGAATGTTGCACCGACTGCTATTTTCACGGGAACTGTAACCGGTGCCGCTGATCGCAATACATCCCCCACGGGTTCCGTGGTATTTCAGAATGCAACCGATATCTCAGCAGCCGATCGTGCTGCGGGCTTCCGATACAGCTTTGATTTCAACAAAGATGGAATTTTTGAAGTTGTAGATTCGACATCAGCCACCGCCCAGGTGCCAGGCAGTTACCTGCTGCCTGGTAACAATACCGTGCGCGGGCGGATCAAAGACAAAGATAATGGGTTTACCGACTACAACGCTGTGCTGGTAATTCCAGGAACGGGTGGTGATACTCAGGCGCCCACCGTCAATCTGACAACACCAACACCTCAATCGACCGTGACTGGTGTTATTCAGATTGCAGCGCTGGCTACGGATAATGTCGGCGTGGTGGGCGTCAGATTCCTGCTGGATAATCAGCAGATCGGCGCTGAAGTGACATCTGCTCCCTTCACGATGTCGTGGAATTCTGCTCAGGTCGGCAATGGTACTCATACTCTGAAGGCAATCGCCCGCGACGCAGCAGGCAATACAACGACGTCCGCTGTGGTGCAGTTTACCGTCAATAATGTAACATCCGTCGATACGACGGCTCCGACGGTGAACCTGACATCACCTGCGCCTGGATCAACAGTCTCGGGCATCGTGAATATTACTGCCAACGCATCGGATAATGTTGGCGTGGTAGGCGTGCAATTCCTGCTTAATAATCAGCCACTGGGTGCGGTAGATACATCAGCACCATATTCGTTCTCGTGGAATTCATCTCAAGTGAGTAACGGCACACATACATTGAGTGCGGTAGCACGTGATGCAGCGGGGAATACGACGACTGCCAGTGTGGTGCAAGTGACTGTCAACAACCAGACGGACACTGTAGCGCCAACCATCACGTTGACTTCACCAACTCATCTGTCGACAGTGACGGGTACCATTAACATCGTTGCCAACGCCAGCGATAATATTGGTGTAACGGGCGTTCAGTTCATGCTGAACAACCAGCCGTTGGGAGTGATGCAGACATCCGGGAACTACACCTACTCCTGGAATACAGCATTGGTGACTAATGGTACCCACATGCTGACGGCAGTAGCTCGTGATGCTGCAGGCAATACGACAACTGCAGGGACCGTGATTGTGACAGTCAGCAATCCTGTGGACGACGATCCGATTAATAAGCCGCTTCTCAATCAGGGGGACTTTACCTATTTAGGGTCGTTTAATCTTCCCAGATCTGCAAATGGATGGAGTTCGGCGTATACGACGGGTGGCTTAACGCATCGCTATGTTAACGGAAATCTTCAGTTCTTGACAACTAGCCATGTGTATTCTGGAGGGCTGGTTTATGAATTCAACTATCCTGGAATTGCTCAGGGGACAACATTACCAAGAGCAACAGTTGTAAGAAACTGGGGTGATGTCTATACAGGCAACAAATGGGTTGGAAATGATGGAGGAACTTCACAAATATCTGCAGGAGCTCCCACCTATGGTTTATACTATGATCAGAATCTTGGCAGACTCTACTGGAATTACGGGCATTGGTATAACGCTACTCATCCAAACAATCCCAGCATGGGTTATTCAATTTTAAATGACACAACTGGAATAGCTACTGGCGTTGGTGCCTGGAGACTCGAGAATCGTCCAGAGAAATTCAGTCGCGGGGGTACGCTTCGAATCCCCCAATGGTTTGCAGATGAATACACCGATGGGAAATCGCTTGGTGTCGGTTTTGGTGGCTATTTTTCAATAATCAGTAGTGGTAGCTTTGGTCCGTCATTAGCTGCTGTAAATGATCCTGACATAAATGCCAATCCTAATCGTTCAGCATTAGAAAATACACCTCTTGCTGGATACCCGCATGGCGCACCTGCTCGTGGCGAACGAAATCCCAATTACTATAGTACATATGATGGTGGAGCCTGGAATCCTGAAAATGGAGTGGGACATTGGACATGGAGTGACATCATCTATGGTAGTGCGACCTGGATAGATAATTCCAATTATGGTGGATTACTCTATCTGGCGAAAACAGGAACTGGAAATGTCTACTACCAGAATTCAGACCGACATGCGAGTGGATTCGTTTATGAATGGATGATTTATAATCCAAAAGATCTAGCGGATGTTGCATCTGGAATTAAGCAGCAGTGGGAAATCCAACCTCAATATCGATGGGTAGATAACGTACTTCCAAGTAGTCAAAATCCATGGTCTGGAGATGGATTAAGCCAGGTTGGTGGTGTCACTTTTGACTCGACAACCAATAGACTTTACGTTCTTGTCAATGCAGTTGATCGGGATTTATATGAATCCTTTCCCCGTATGTACGTATACCAGGTCGGCTCCATCACTGCCCCTAGTGGCATCAGTGAAACCGTTCCTGAAAATGTGATGCAACCTGAAAAGGCTGTTCAGGCAGATGCATCGCTGGTAAACAGTCTGGTCAAGCCGGTTGAGCAAACAAAAGTTCAACATCGCTTCCAGTTCGGTCTCAGTGATGCACCGACCGTGGAAGGTTATCAAAAAGTCTCCAAAACCAGTACTTTTTCAACAGATGTTGGCTTTGGCTGGCTCACCAAGGATCTGTGGAATGTCAAAAATGGGTCAGGTGATTCATTTGCAACTCAGGGACTCGGCACATCGAACGGTACCTTTGCTGTGAATTTGCCTAATGGTGAATATCGAGTCACCATCAGATTGGGGCATCCAACTCAGGCACTCAGCAAGATGGGTGTCTATCTGCAGGGCAGCAAAGTTCTGGAAGCCAACACGGCTGCCGGACAAAGTACGCCACGAACCTTTTCGGTGAAAGTGCATGATGGCAAACTGATGCTCAAGCTGGCAAACCTCAGCAGCACCACGAAAAACGTTGTGATTCAGTCGCTCGATATCGTCAGCAAGTAA
- a CDS encoding VWA domain-containing protein gives MNDETRLRRWRLILGSDAGPSSGEGLAVTLSESESQMDRILQALYDSDRKAGLGNSSPHVNRWLGDIRTYFPASVVRVMQQDALQRLKLTQLLFEKETLDTIVPDIHLVSTLLTLKNVIPNKTKATARLVVLKVVDELQRKLQQPLMQAVHGSLHRASRTNRPRDNEIDWHRTIRKNLQHYQPDYRTVIAEKLTGFRRRASALQDVILCVDQSGSMASSVVYSSVCAAVLASLKTLAIRLVFFDTAVLDMTESLHDPVDILFGAQLGGGTDIHRAVAYCQQHITRPAKTTMVLITDLVEGGDRQQLVQRIRETVQSGVLVICLLALSDSGAACHDETLASAFASQGVPCFACTPDVFPELMSQALQRRDISQWAAREKLVLKQ, from the coding sequence ATGAACGATGAAACACGCCTGCGGCGCTGGCGTTTGATATTGGGTAGTGATGCCGGACCTTCTTCCGGTGAAGGACTTGCAGTTACGCTTTCCGAATCAGAGAGCCAGATGGATCGCATTCTCCAGGCTCTTTACGATTCCGATCGCAAAGCGGGGTTGGGCAATTCTTCGCCTCATGTCAACCGCTGGCTGGGTGACATTCGCACCTACTTTCCCGCTTCAGTAGTTAGAGTCATGCAGCAGGATGCCTTGCAGCGGCTCAAACTCACACAGTTGCTGTTCGAAAAAGAAACGCTTGATACTATTGTGCCTGACATCCACTTGGTCAGCACGTTGTTAACTTTGAAGAATGTTATTCCCAATAAAACCAAAGCAACAGCCAGGCTGGTGGTTCTGAAAGTCGTTGATGAGCTACAACGGAAGCTGCAGCAACCTCTCATGCAGGCAGTGCATGGATCGCTTCATCGAGCCAGTCGCACCAATCGACCTCGAGACAACGAGATTGACTGGCACCGAACGATACGGAAGAACCTGCAACATTACCAGCCTGATTATCGCACGGTGATTGCAGAGAAATTGACAGGTTTTCGGCGGAGAGCATCTGCCTTGCAGGATGTCATTTTGTGTGTTGATCAAAGTGGTTCCATGGCGTCTTCCGTAGTGTATTCGAGCGTATGTGCTGCTGTGCTGGCTTCGTTGAAAACATTGGCCATCCGCCTGGTGTTCTTCGACACCGCGGTTCTGGATATGACTGAATCGCTGCACGATCCTGTCGATATTCTCTTTGGCGCCCAACTGGGTGGTGGCACCGATATTCATCGTGCAGTGGCCTACTGTCAGCAGCACATTACCCGACCTGCAAAAACCACGATGGTTCTGATAACCGATCTGGTAGAAGGAGGCGATCGGCAGCAATTGGTGCAGCGTATCAGAGAAACCGTGCAGAGCGGAGTCCTGGTCATCTGCCTGCTGGCGCTCAGCGACAGCGGTGCAGCCTGTCATGATGAAACACTGGCCAGTGCTTTCGCTTCACAGGGTGTTCCCTGCTTTGCCTGTACGCCAGACGTTTTTCCAGAACTGATGTCTCAAGCATTACAGCGGCGCGACATTTCACAGTGGGCAGCACGAGAAAAACTGGTGCTTAAGCAGTAA
- a CDS encoding sugar phosphate isomerase/epimerase has product MFSLGITLESLGQPLREAVITAAQAGLQGMVFDAVGPLGPDALGDTARREVRHLLSSHLLKLFALRCPLRRGLEELDGLEQRLERLRKAMQLSFDLGARLILLGIGEVPAEDDAPVRLRMRTALQELSQFSDRIGCQIALDAGLEPIQVLLSLVRSLEAGNVGISIDPATLLMEKQPIESTLLATRGHLLHSYARDAVPRRIDRPAREVPVGHGDIDWLSWLGTLQASGYQGAMTIRQTATQLPVHGAREAANFLRKLGVGTVFTA; this is encoded by the coding sequence ATGTTTTCACTGGGCATAACACTGGAATCGCTCGGTCAACCTCTGCGCGAAGCAGTCATCACCGCAGCGCAGGCTGGTTTGCAGGGAATGGTGTTTGACGCTGTCGGCCCACTTGGGCCGGATGCACTGGGCGATACAGCACGCCGAGAAGTCAGACATCTACTCAGTTCACATCTGCTGAAGCTGTTTGCTTTGCGATGCCCCTTGCGACGAGGACTGGAAGAACTGGATGGGCTGGAACAACGATTAGAACGACTGCGCAAAGCCATGCAGTTATCGTTTGATCTCGGCGCTCGTCTGATTCTACTGGGGATTGGTGAAGTACCAGCAGAGGACGATGCTCCGGTGCGATTGCGGATGCGAACGGCGTTGCAAGAACTCTCTCAATTCAGTGATCGCATCGGCTGTCAAATTGCACTTGATGCTGGCCTAGAGCCAATTCAGGTACTGCTGAGCCTGGTTCGTTCTTTGGAGGCTGGAAATGTTGGTATATCAATTGATCCTGCAACTCTGTTAATGGAAAAGCAGCCTATTGAATCAACGCTGCTGGCAACGCGCGGTCATTTGCTGCACAGTTATGCCCGCGATGCGGTGCCTCGTCGCATTGATCGCCCGGCACGCGAAGTGCCAGTTGGGCATGGCGATATCGATTGGCTCAGTTGGCTTGGCACCTTGCAGGCCAGTGGCTACCAGGGAGCGATGACCATTCGCCAGACTGCTACACAACTACCTGTTCATGGAGCTCGTGAAGCAGCCAACTTCCTGCGAAAACTCGGGGTCGGTACCGTCTTTACTGCTTAA
- a CDS encoding MtnX-like HAD-IB family phosphatase, with protein MLLITDFDGTLARQDFYQLVVAHLLPANVPNYWQDYLQKKLTHFEVLKSYFAEIRCSEAEVDKLLQRMELEPELPSLLQQLHEQGWEVVIASAGCAWYIQKLLSHLERVPPIHSNPGRFVEGQGLLMSLPHGMPFFCPINGIDKAAIVKAGIAKAGQAHVAYAGDGLTDVIPSLLVDEKYRFARGDLSRVLDDKEQRYHPFDRWRDVVAQLLKSK; from the coding sequence ATGCTCCTTATTACCGATTTCGATGGCACTCTGGCCCGGCAAGATTTCTATCAACTGGTTGTTGCACATCTCCTGCCAGCCAATGTCCCCAATTACTGGCAGGATTATCTGCAGAAAAAACTGACGCATTTCGAAGTGCTCAAAAGTTATTTCGCTGAGATTCGATGCAGCGAGGCCGAGGTGGATAAGCTGCTGCAACGGATGGAACTGGAGCCGGAACTACCTTCGCTGTTGCAGCAACTCCACGAGCAAGGCTGGGAGGTAGTCATCGCTTCAGCAGGGTGTGCCTGGTACATTCAGAAACTGCTCAGTCATCTGGAGAGAGTTCCACCCATCCATTCAAATCCTGGTCGGTTTGTCGAAGGGCAGGGGCTTCTGATGAGTTTGCCGCACGGCATGCCCTTTTTCTGCCCCATTAATGGCATTGATAAAGCTGCTATCGTCAAAGCTGGCATTGCTAAGGCAGGGCAAGCACATGTTGCATATGCTGGAGATGGATTGACTGATGTCATACCTTCACTATTGGTAGATGAAAAATATCGTTTTGCCCGCGGTGATTTGTCAAGAGTGCTGGATGATAAGGAACAGAGATATCATCCGTTTGATCGCTGGCGTGATGTAGTTGCCCAGCTTCTCAAGTCTAAATAG
- a CDS encoding TlpA family protein disulfide reductase translates to MLRYWLSLTLVALCCLSLAAQEKAGKPETTLNIGDPAPKLAITKWMKGDAVQAFKPGNVYVVEFWATWCGPCIASMPHISELQSEYRSKGLTIIGLTSKDPNNSEEQVTDFVKNRGDIMQYNVAWCEDRATNDAYMKAAGRNGIPCSFVIDKQGNVAFIGHPMILDEVLPKVIDGTWNAKAEAKALEEKLEATFEKLQKAGQDNEKGLEIFASIEKDTPRLATQFGDFKLMLLLKNKKSAEAEALFKTLFEKSAKKKDANKLTSISRMWGNTSMNTEKYKLELAVEAAEEAQKLAGPKDIGSLLAAAQAYDAVGNKAKASEAADKAITAAPDQLKDRIKQMVEKYKK, encoded by the coding sequence ATGTTGCGTTATTGGCTGAGTCTGACCCTGGTAGCATTGTGCTGCCTGTCGCTTGCCGCACAGGAAAAAGCAGGCAAACCGGAAACAACATTGAACATTGGCGATCCCGCTCCGAAGCTGGCGATTACCAAGTGGATGAAAGGGGATGCAGTTCAGGCTTTCAAGCCTGGCAATGTGTATGTTGTTGAATTCTGGGCGACCTGGTGTGGGCCATGCATTGCCTCCATGCCTCACATTTCCGAATTGCAGTCTGAATATCGCAGCAAGGGCCTGACCATCATTGGTCTCACTTCCAAAGATCCCAACAATTCGGAAGAACAGGTCACTGACTTTGTCAAGAACCGTGGCGACATCATGCAGTATAACGTAGCCTGGTGCGAAGATCGAGCTACCAACGATGCTTACATGAAAGCTGCTGGACGCAATGGAATTCCCTGTTCATTCGTTATTGATAAGCAAGGCAACGTTGCTTTCATTGGTCACCCTATGATTCTCGACGAAGTGTTGCCCAAGGTCATTGATGGCACCTGGAACGCCAAGGCAGAAGCCAAGGCTTTGGAAGAGAAGCTCGAAGCCACTTTTGAGAAACTACAGAAGGCTGGCCAGGATAATGAAAAGGGCTTGGAAATTTTTGCCTCCATCGAGAAAGACACTCCTCGACTGGCAACTCAGTTCGGCGATTTCAAACTCATGCTGCTCTTAAAGAACAAAAAGAGCGCTGAAGCTGAAGCACTTTTCAAAACTCTCTTCGAAAAATCAGCCAAGAAGAAAGATGCCAACAAGCTGACTTCCATCAGTCGCATGTGGGGCAATACCAGCATGAACACGGAAAAATACAAACTGGAACTGGCTGTTGAAGCTGCTGAAGAAGCACAGAAGCTGGCAGGCCCCAAGGATATCGGCAGTCTGCTGGCTGCAGCCCAGGCTTACGATGCAGTAGGCAACAAAGCCAAAGCTTCTGAAGCTGCTGACAAAGCCATTACAGCAGCACCTGATCAACTGAAGGATCGGATCAAGCAGATGGTTGAGAAGTATAAGAAGTAA